A window of Fusobacterium sp. SYSU M8D902 contains these coding sequences:
- a CDS encoding ABC transporter permease, producing the protein MFKKIINILILFFITSCIAFMVTRIIPGDPRIAYLNTFNLPLTEDNLKYIEREMGLNIPIWKQYYIWLKNILNLNLGKSYISGLDVYNYMKVSFIYSLKLMIFSIGIIIFISFPLGIFSAVKQNTVFDKIIKWLSLIGMSFPKFWLGYIFISLLGVKFKLLPISGAYAKNSIILPGITLSLSYIGYYTQLIKENILIVLKKDFIKYAKLRGVNKKRILINYALLNSLTPIITSFGKTIGSLLGGTVIIENIFAWPGLGKMIVEAIDGRDYPIIQGYIFLVSTLFIISTEISSLICYWINPRMKEKEE; encoded by the coding sequence ATGTTTAAGAAAATAATAAATATATTGATCTTATTTTTTATAACATCTTGTATCGCTTTTATGGTGACAAGAATTATTCCAGGAGATCCTAGAATAGCTTATCTAAATACCTTTAATCTTCCATTAACCGAAGATAATTTGAAATATATTGAAAGGGAGATGGGATTAAATATTCCAATATGGAAACAATACTATATTTGGTTAAAAAATATTCTTAATTTAAACTTAGGGAAATCATATATAAGTGGTTTAGATGTATATAATTATATGAAAGTTTCATTTATTTATTCGTTAAAATTAATGATTTTTTCAATTGGAATAATAATTTTTATAAGTTTTCCATTGGGTATTTTTTCAGCTGTAAAACAAAATACAGTTTTTGATAAGATTATAAAGTGGTTAAGTTTAATAGGAATGTCTTTTCCTAAATTTTGGTTAGGATATATATTTATTAGTTTATTGGGAGTAAAATTTAAATTACTCCCAATTTCAGGTGCTTATGCAAAAAATAGTATAATACTACCTGGAATAACTTTGTCTTTATCATATATAGGATATTATACACAACTGATTAAAGAAAATATTTTGATAGTTTTAAAGAAAGACTTTATAAAATATGCAAAATTAAGAGGAGTAAATAAAAAAAGGATATTGATAAACTATGCTTTATTAAATTCATTAACTCCTATAATAACTTCATTTGGAAAAACGATTGGAAGCTTATTAGGTGGAACTGTAATAATTGAGAATATATTTGCATGGCCAGGACTAGGAAAGATGATAGTAGAAGCTATTGATGGAAGAGATTATCCTATAATACAAGGATATATTTTTTTAGTCTCTACTCTCTTTATCATCTCAACAGAGATAAGTAGTTTAATTTGTTATTGGATTAATCCAAGGATGAAGGAGAAAGAGGAATGA